ACAACAATTTCAACACTAATGTCTTTTGCAAGATTTTCACCACGGTCAAATGCAAGAAATGCCTGATTGACCCCATGAATTATGTGATTTTTACCAGCGATTGCATCTGCATTTAAAAGTTGAATAATTTCACCATCTTTTTTAATATCATCAATTTGCGAAAGAGTTTCACCAACAGAAGCAATATTTGCATTAAAACCTAAAATTTTTATATTATCCCTAATCATGTGACCACTAATCCCTAAGCAACCTATTTACACCGGCAATATAAGCCTTAACACTGGCATTAATAATATCCGCCTCAGTACCACGAGCAGACACTACATTATCCTCTTTTTGCAGTTTGATAATTACATCAATAAATGCATCTGTACCCCCAGTGATAGAATCTACGTGATACTCAATAAGCTCTATATCCTTGAACATGCCTAACGATTTGATTGCATTGATTGCAGCATCAACAGGACCAATACCAACACCAGCATTTAAAATTTCCTCACCATCTACAATAAGTTTAACAGATGCAGTAGGCATGACCTTATTTCCGGAAACAATAGTAATCTCATCAAGTTTAATACGGTCTTCATGATTAATTTCCAAAACATTGTCAGCTATTACCTGCAAATCCACATCAGTGACGGTTTTTCCCATGTCCGCCAAATCTTTAATATCATCACATATCTGTTTAAGCTGACTTTCATTTACTTCCAAACCTATTTCCTTTAATCTGGAATTCAAACCATGAGTTCCCATATGTTTACCAATAATAAACTTACGAGTCCTTCCAACAAGTTCAGGAGTCATAGGTTCATAAGTAGCGGAATTTTTAATGATTCCATCAGAATGTATCCCGGATTCATGAGCAAATGCATTTTCACCAACAATCGCCTTGTTGGGTTGAATGTACACACCAGTCAATCTTGCAACTAATTTAGATACATCATAAATCTGATTGATTTTAATGCCTGTTGAAAAATCAGGAAGCAATCTGTCAATACTTACAACACATTCTTCAAAGGAAGTATTTCCAGCTCTCTCACCTATACCATTAATGGTTGTGTGAATTTCAGATGCTCCACCCTTGATTGCAGATAAAGTATTAGCAACAGCAAGGCCAAAATCATTATGACAATGACATGAAATAGGAACTTTGATATCGTTTAATTTAGAAAACAAATCATAAGAAGTATCTGGTGTTAAAATACCTACAGTATCACAAACACAGATCCTATCTACACCATGATCTATAGCATTAACATATATATTTTTTAAGAAATCAACATCACTTCTGGAAGCATCTTCAGCAGACAATTCAACAATCAAACCATGGTCCTTACAGTAATCAACAGCATTGTTGGACAAATCCAAAAGTTCATCCTTTGAAATTTTTAACTTATCTGAAATATGCAAGTCAGAAGTGGGAACAACAAGATTTACCGCATCAACATCACAGTCTAAACAATAATCTATATCAACATTTAATGGTCTTGAAAAACTTAAAATTTCAGCATTGAAACCTTGTGCTGAAATTTCTTTAATGGATTCTCTTTCACCTTCAGAAGTAATTGCAGAACCTGCTTCAATAAAATTAACTCCAATTT
Above is a window of uncultured Methanobrevibacter sp. DNA encoding:
- a CDS encoding (R)-citramalate synthase, whose product is MNINILDTTLRDGEQTPGVSLTSQEKFRIATKLDEIGVNFIEAGSAITSEGERESIKEISAQGFNAEILSFSRPLNVDIDYCLDCDVDAVNLVVPTSDLHISDKLKISKDELLDLSNNAVDYCKDHGLIVELSAEDASRSDVDFLKNIYVNAIDHGVDRICVCDTVGILTPDTSYDLFSKLNDIKVPISCHCHNDFGLAVANTLSAIKGGASEIHTTINGIGERAGNTSFEECVVSIDRLLPDFSTGIKINQIYDVSKLVARLTGVYIQPNKAIVGENAFAHESGIHSDGIIKNSATYEPMTPELVGRTRKFIIGKHMGTHGLNSRLKEIGLEVNESQLKQICDDIKDLADMGKTVTDVDLQVIADNVLEINHEDRIKLDEITIVSGNKVMPTASVKLIVDGEEILNAGVGIGPVDAAINAIKSLGMFKDIELIEYHVDSITGGTDAFIDVIIKLQKEDNVVSARGTEADIINASVKAYIAGVNRLLRD